One genomic window of Pseudoxanthomonas sp. includes the following:
- a CDS encoding homoserine kinase, with protein MRLEARAFSPASVGNVGVGFDILGHVIEGPGDTVTVRRIDEPTVRIAAIRGATVDLPLDAPSNTAGAALIAMREALALPFGFEMEIDKGIPLGSGMGGSAASCVAALVAANAVLDAPLSREALYPFSLVGEAVASGGKHGDNLGPMLLGGLVLATAEHLVSVPVPEGWHSLLVHPEAILETRRARAALQGAYALKDFVHQSANLALVLAGCHAGDAALVRAGLKDVLVEPRRSPLIVGFDAAKAAMLEGGAMGASISGAGPSIFGWFEERASAEAAASAVQAAFAAAGFESQAWVSRIGAPGAQLL; from the coding sequence GTGAGGCTGGAAGCACGTGCATTTTCGCCGGCTTCGGTCGGCAACGTCGGCGTGGGTTTTGACATCCTGGGCCACGTGATCGAGGGCCCGGGCGACACCGTCACCGTACGTCGCATCGATGAGCCCACCGTGCGCATCGCCGCGATCCGTGGCGCCACGGTCGACCTGCCGTTGGATGCGCCGTCCAACACGGCCGGCGCCGCGCTGATCGCGATGCGTGAAGCACTGGCGCTGCCATTCGGATTCGAGATGGAGATCGACAAGGGCATTCCGCTGGGCTCGGGCATGGGCGGGTCGGCGGCCTCGTGCGTGGCCGCGCTAGTGGCGGCCAACGCGGTGCTGGATGCGCCGCTGAGTCGCGAGGCGCTGTATCCGTTTTCGCTGGTCGGCGAGGCGGTCGCCAGTGGCGGCAAGCACGGCGACAACCTCGGTCCGATGCTGCTCGGTGGGCTGGTCCTGGCCACGGCCGAACACCTGGTCAGCGTGCCCGTGCCCGAAGGCTGGCACAGCTTACTGGTGCATCCCGAGGCGATCCTGGAAACCCGTCGCGCGCGCGCCGCACTGCAGGGTGCGTACGCGCTGAAAGACTTCGTGCATCAGAGTGCCAACCTGGCGCTGGTGCTGGCCGGCTGCCATGCCGGTGACGCTGCGCTGGTGCGGGCCGGGTTGAAAGACGTGCTGGTCGAGCCGCGTCGTTCGCCGTTGATCGTCGGCTTCGATGCGGCCAAGGCCGCGATGCTGGAGGGCGGCGCGATGGGCGCCAGCATTTCCGGCGCGGGGCCAAGCATTTTCGGTTGGTTCGAGGAGCGTGCTTCGGCAGAAGCCGCTGCATCGGCGGTGCAGGCGGCATTCGCCGCGGCCGGCTTCGAATCGCAGGCCTGGGTATCGCGGATCGGTGCGCCGGGCGCGCAGCTGCTGTGA
- the thrC gene encoding threonine synthase, producing the protein MNFISTRNASPAANLSDAIAAGLAPDGGLYVPQAMPAARDLQPGDTLAQTATTLLQPFFAGDGLEGQLAAICETAFDFPAPLLPLATPGDHVLELFHGPTAAFKDFGARFLAQCLIRLRGADAKPLTILVATSGDTGAAVAAAFHQQPGLRVVVLYPDGRVSPRQAHQLGCFGDNITALRVAGSFDDCQALVKRALNDAALQARAPLSSANSISLGRLLPQMSYYAHAALRHRAETGNALNFVIPTGNLGNAMAAIIARALGVPLGRIVLATNANRVLPDYFAGNDYAPQPSVATIANAMDVGAPSNFERLRWLYQGDDAALRAAFTSASVDDDAIRLLIARRYRHFGEVFCPHTATALKVLEDLRNEGAAGDWAVAATAHPAKFESVVEPLVGAVAVPPALNDLLQRPAHAEPIPPEYDALVGHIVG; encoded by the coding sequence ATGAACTTCATCTCCACCCGTAACGCTTCCCCCGCTGCCAACCTGAGCGATGCCATCGCCGCCGGCCTGGCGCCCGATGGCGGCCTGTACGTGCCGCAAGCCATGCCGGCCGCACGCGACCTGCAGCCCGGCGACACGCTCGCGCAGACCGCGACCACGCTGCTGCAGCCGTTCTTCGCCGGCGATGGGCTGGAAGGGCAGCTCGCCGCGATCTGCGAAACCGCCTTCGATTTCCCCGCGCCACTGCTGCCGCTGGCCACGCCCGGCGACCACGTGCTGGAGCTGTTCCATGGCCCCACCGCGGCGTTCAAGGATTTCGGCGCGCGTTTCCTGGCGCAGTGCCTGATCCGCCTGCGCGGCGCCGATGCAAAGCCGCTGACGATCCTGGTCGCGACCTCCGGCGATACCGGCGCGGCCGTGGCCGCAGCCTTCCACCAGCAGCCGGGCCTGCGCGTGGTGGTGCTGTATCCGGACGGCCGCGTGTCGCCGCGCCAGGCGCACCAGCTTGGCTGCTTCGGCGACAACATCACCGCGCTGCGCGTGGCAGGATCGTTCGATGACTGCCAGGCGCTGGTCAAGCGCGCGCTCAACGATGCCGCATTGCAGGCGCGTGCACCGCTGAGTTCGGCCAACAGCATCAGCCTCGGCCGCCTGCTGCCGCAGATGAGCTATTACGCGCACGCTGCGCTGCGTCACCGCGCCGAGACCGGCAACGCACTGAATTTCGTCATCCCCACCGGCAACCTGGGCAATGCGATGGCCGCGATCATCGCCCGCGCGCTGGGCGTGCCGCTGGGCCGGATCGTGCTGGCGACCAATGCCAACCGCGTGCTGCCGGATTACTTCGCCGGCAACGACTACGCGCCCCAGCCCAGCGTGGCGACCATCGCCAATGCGATGGACGTGGGTGCGCCGAGCAACTTCGAACGCCTGCGCTGGCTGTACCAGGGTGACGACGCCGCGCTGCGGGCGGCGTTCACCTCGGCCAGCGTGGACGACGATGCGATCCGCCTGCTGATTGCACGCCGGTATCGCCACTTCGGCGAGGTGTTCTGCCCGCACACGGCCACCGCACTCAAGGTGCTGGAAGACCTGCGCAACGAGGGCGCTGCCGGCGACTGGGCGGTGGCGGCCACCGCGCACCCGGCCAAGTTCGAAAGTGTGGTCGAGCCGCTGGTCGGTGCCGTAGCCGTGCCGCCCGCGTTGAACGACCTGCTGCAACGCCCGGCCCATGCCGAACCGATCCCCCCGGAGTACGACGCACTGGTCGGCCACATCGTCGGCTGA
- a CDS encoding DUF3772 domain-containing protein, producing the protein MPLKNRLTAGFRPYLLALLLLLQLGVVAVAQTPAPAPGSDAAIDAIEGALDKLQDQKDAAETPDVLRTLGDQVADQQRQADAQAVALQPQLDQIDERLKQLGEVTPGSKEPADIAAERKQLQSSHDRLDGAIKRARLLSVEAQQLAAEIEKMRAQRQAEQLFARVESPLSVTLWKQMGQALPDDLQRARALGDDLRHSVGDAVATHGRAAPLAGAIIAILILLPGALGLRWFGQRYVIQRAPGSRLRRSALAVWILTVGTIMPTLAAWVLVESLRGIDAIPADLSALADGVVRVTFFAAFVGAVSVALLLPRQPSWRLLPFDDATAVKLGRYAWLTSIVVWLSGLLTEINRTARTTTVTTVVVDGVIALVFVALVIAILVSLLRIHRGPVESELAEGGRAAASVPVEAPLRSGVVVLISLLAQLVVAAALVGALLGYVNFARFATSQIIWAVVVCGAGGALMMFVDDVSQWLFKPDSRFGRATNAALGLRASHMEQAAVLLSAVLRLWLAVVVIGALLMPYGANLSGVTGWIDQARQAWKIAGVPVEPVGVFKAIVVVVIGMSLVKASQRWLTKTYLPRTELDISTRASIAAVMRYLGILVVGLWALVPLGFDLAKLALVASALSVGIGFGLQAITQNFISGLILMAERPVKIGDWVRIGDAEGDIRRINVRSTEIQVSDKSTLIVPNSELITKTIRNMTMASPLGRVQLQFHVPLGTDVARVRELLLALYAAHEGVLTDPAPSVYIDSIANGMVAINSYAYVQSPRLVYATRSELFFRLLTALDDQHIALATPQDVRIIGAVADRPGPASDDTPGLHRDVDPA; encoded by the coding sequence GTGCCCTTGAAGAATCGCCTGACTGCCGGATTCCGGCCTTATCTGCTCGCGCTGCTTCTCCTGCTGCAGCTGGGCGTCGTGGCCGTGGCCCAGACCCCCGCACCTGCGCCCGGTTCGGATGCGGCCATCGATGCGATCGAAGGGGCGCTGGACAAGCTGCAGGACCAGAAAGACGCCGCCGAGACGCCCGATGTCCTGCGCACGCTGGGCGACCAGGTGGCCGATCAGCAGCGCCAGGCCGATGCCCAGGCTGTCGCACTGCAGCCGCAGCTGGACCAGATCGACGAACGCCTGAAACAGCTGGGCGAAGTGACCCCCGGCAGCAAGGAGCCGGCGGATATCGCTGCCGAGCGCAAACAGCTGCAATCCAGTCATGACCGCCTGGACGGTGCGATCAAGCGCGCCAGGCTGCTATCGGTGGAAGCGCAGCAGCTGGCCGCGGAGATCGAAAAGATGCGCGCCCAACGGCAGGCCGAGCAATTGTTCGCGCGCGTCGAGTCGCCGCTGTCGGTGACGCTGTGGAAGCAGATGGGCCAGGCGCTGCCGGACGACCTGCAGCGTGCGCGTGCGTTGGGCGATGACCTTCGGCACAGCGTCGGCGATGCGGTCGCAACCCACGGCCGCGCGGCGCCGCTGGCCGGTGCGATCATCGCCATCCTGATCCTGTTGCCCGGCGCGCTGGGACTGCGCTGGTTTGGCCAGCGCTACGTGATCCAGCGCGCCCCCGGCAGTCGGTTGCGGCGGTCGGCGCTGGCGGTGTGGATCCTGACGGTGGGCACGATCATGCCGACGCTGGCGGCGTGGGTGCTGGTCGAATCGTTGCGTGGCATCGACGCGATTCCCGCCGACCTCAGCGCGCTTGCGGACGGGGTCGTGCGGGTGACGTTCTTCGCGGCCTTCGTCGGAGCAGTCAGCGTGGCGCTGCTGTTGCCCAGGCAGCCGTCCTGGCGCCTGCTGCCGTTCGACGATGCCACCGCGGTCAAGCTCGGTCGCTATGCCTGGCTGACCTCGATCGTGGTCTGGTTGAGCGGCCTGCTGACCGAGATCAACCGCACCGCGCGCACGACCACGGTGACCACCGTGGTGGTGGATGGCGTGATCGCGCTGGTGTTCGTGGCACTGGTCATCGCCATACTGGTCAGCCTGTTGCGTATCCATCGCGGCCCGGTTGAAAGTGAGCTGGCAGAAGGAGGGCGTGCAGCGGCATCCGTGCCGGTCGAGGCGCCGCTCCGTTCCGGTGTGGTGGTGCTGATCTCGCTGCTGGCACAGCTCGTGGTGGCTGCAGCACTGGTGGGCGCGCTGCTGGGCTATGTGAACTTCGCGCGTTTCGCCACCAGCCAGATCATCTGGGCGGTGGTGGTCTGCGGTGCCGGTGGCGCATTGATGATGTTCGTCGACGACGTGTCGCAGTGGCTGTTCAAGCCGGACAGTCGCTTCGGCAGGGCGACCAATGCCGCGCTGGGCCTGCGTGCCAGCCACATGGAACAGGCCGCGGTGCTGCTGTCGGCGGTGCTGCGCCTGTGGCTGGCGGTGGTGGTGATCGGTGCGCTGCTGATGCCTTACGGGGCCAACCTCTCGGGCGTCACCGGCTGGATCGACCAGGCGAGGCAGGCCTGGAAGATCGCAGGCGTGCCGGTGGAGCCGGTCGGCGTCTTCAAGGCGATCGTGGTGGTGGTCATCGGGATGAGCCTGGTCAAGGCCTCCCAGCGCTGGCTGACCAAGACCTACCTGCCGCGCACCGAGCTGGACATCAGCACCCGGGCCTCGATCGCGGCGGTGATGCGTTACCTGGGCATCCTGGTGGTCGGCCTGTGGGCGCTGGTGCCGCTGGGATTCGACCTGGCCAAGCTGGCACTGGTGGCCAGTGCACTGTCCGTGGGCATCGGCTTCGGCCTGCAGGCGATCACCCAGAATTTCATCTCGGGCCTGATCCTGATGGCCGAGCGCCCGGTCAAGATTGGCGACTGGGTCCGCATCGGCGATGCCGAGGGCGATATCCGCCGCATCAACGTGCGCTCCACCGAAATCCAGGTCAGCGACAAATCGACCCTGATCGTTCCGAACTCGGAACTGATCACCAAGACCATCCGCAACATGACCATGGCCAGCCCGCTGGGCCGGGTGCAGTTGCAGTTCCATGTGCCACTGGGAACCGACGTGGCACGGGTGCGCGAACTGCTGCTGGCGCTGTACGCCGCGCATGAAGGCGTGCTGACCGATCCGGCGCCGTCGGTCTACATCGACTCGATCGCCAACGGCATGGTGGCGATCAACAGCTACGCCTACGTGCAGAGCCCGCGCCTGGTCTATGCCACGCGCAGCGAGCTGTTCTTCCGCCTGCTCACGGCGCTGGATGACCAGCACATCGCGCTGGCCACGCCGCAGGACGTACGCATCATCGGTGCCGTGGCCGACAGGCCGGGGCCAGCTTCCGACGACACGCCTGGGCTACATCGGGACGTCGACCCGGCATGA
- a CDS encoding serine hydrolase: MRVMPILAGTLLSAGLLGAAPDVQALSVEPPPAQLQDFDAYVDQARETFDVPGIAVAIVKDGQVVLERGYGVRELGKPEKVDAKTLFAIASNTKAFTSASIAMLADEGKLSLDDRVIDHLPWFRMSDANITHEMRIRDLLAHRSGLSLGAGDLLYWPTTTYTNKEVAERLKDVPIKGGFRYQYAYDNILFGVAQLVVEQASGMPYKQFLQQRFFKPLGMDDTVYNSDDLKAGDDVATGHAKADFKDLQPAPRMTWSNVGGAGGIYSSVHDLSKWVIAQLNGGVISGEGEGAKRLFSAKRQADMWTMLTPIPVNEPSVPELAATKPNYFGYGEGWMLSDYRGRKLVWHTGGWPGMVSRITLVPQEKLGIIVLTNQEVGAAFNAVTLRALDAYLDAPKTDWNAAYAKAVAKSQGDADEGWKKHQAARDAKSKPSLPLAKYAQTYRDAWYGDIVVAQENGKLVIRFSKTPQLVGDLTPWQHDTFVVRWRERWLNADAFLSFDLDADGKITGAGIKPISPLTDFSFDFQDLVLKPVEAD; the protein is encoded by the coding sequence ATGCGTGTGATGCCGATCCTTGCCGGGACGCTGCTCTCGGCCGGCCTGCTGGGTGCCGCGCCCGACGTGCAGGCGCTGAGCGTCGAACCGCCACCGGCGCAGTTGCAGGATTTCGACGCCTACGTCGACCAGGCACGCGAGACCTTCGATGTGCCGGGCATCGCCGTGGCCATCGTCAAGGACGGGCAGGTCGTGCTGGAGCGCGGCTACGGCGTGCGCGAACTCGGCAAGCCGGAGAAGGTGGATGCGAAAACGCTGTTCGCCATCGCGTCCAACACCAAGGCGTTCACCTCGGCCTCGATCGCGATGCTGGCCGACGAGGGCAAGCTGAGCCTGGACGACCGCGTGATCGACCACCTGCCGTGGTTCCGCATGTCCGATGCGAACATCACCCACGAGATGCGCATCCGCGACCTGCTGGCCCATCGCAGCGGCCTGTCGCTGGGCGCCGGTGACCTGCTGTACTGGCCCACGACCACCTATACCAACAAGGAGGTGGCCGAGCGCTTGAAGGACGTGCCGATCAAGGGCGGTTTCCGCTACCAGTACGCCTACGACAACATCCTGTTCGGCGTGGCCCAGCTGGTGGTCGAACAGGCCTCGGGCATGCCGTACAAGCAGTTCCTGCAGCAGCGTTTCTTCAAGCCGCTGGGCATGGACGACACGGTCTACAACAGCGATGACCTGAAAGCCGGCGACGACGTGGCGACCGGCCACGCCAAGGCCGATTTCAAGGATCTGCAGCCCGCACCGCGCATGACCTGGTCGAACGTCGGCGGCGCCGGCGGCATCTATTCCAGCGTCCACGACCTGTCCAAGTGGGTGATCGCCCAGCTCAACGGCGGCGTGATCTCCGGTGAGGGCGAGGGCGCCAAGCGCTTGTTCAGCGCCAAGCGCCAGGCCGACATGTGGACGATGCTCACGCCGATTCCGGTCAATGAACCTTCGGTGCCGGAGCTGGCCGCGACCAAGCCCAATTACTTCGGCTACGGCGAAGGCTGGATGCTGTCCGATTACCGCGGCCGCAAGCTGGTCTGGCATACGGGCGGCTGGCCGGGGATGGTCTCGCGCATCACCCTGGTGCCGCAGGAAAAGCTCGGCATCATCGTGCTGACCAACCAGGAAGTGGGCGCGGCTTTCAACGCCGTGACCCTGCGCGCGCTGGATGCGTACCTGGACGCGCCCAAGACCGACTGGAATGCGGCCTACGCCAAGGCCGTGGCCAAGTCGCAGGGCGATGCGGACGAAGGCTGGAAGAAGCACCAGGCTGCGCGCGATGCCAAGTCCAAACCGTCGCTGCCGCTGGCCAAGTATGCGCAGACCTACCGCGACGCCTGGTACGGCGACATCGTCGTTGCCCAAGAGAACGGCAAGCTGGTGATCCGCTTCTCCAAGACCCCGCAGCTGGTCGGTGACCTGACCCCGTGGCAGCACGACACCTTCGTGGTGCGCTGGCGCGAGCGCTGGCTCAACGCCGATGCGTTCCTGAGCTTCGACCTGGATGCCGACGGCAAGATCACCGGCGCCGGCATCAAGCCGATCTCGCCGCTGACCGATTTCAGCTTCGACTTCCAGGATCTGGTGCTCAAGCCGGTGGAAGCCGACTGA
- a CDS encoding NADPH-dependent FMN reductase, translating into MKLLAISGSPRRQSTNTALLLAMQEIAPAGFDIRVFDRVDALPVFSPDAEGSMTPPAILEIAAQITWSDAVVISSPEYVRAIPGGLKNLIDWLVSRQEIVHKPIALAHASHRGDDMLASLRRVLSTVSSCFLEHPFLRIPLLGQAPEEIRRLLTEAAYADQVRMFLLQIAAARGAGTQAPSPTAGKVLHAP; encoded by the coding sequence ATGAAACTCCTCGCCATCTCGGGCAGTCCCCGCAGGCAGTCGACGAACACCGCGCTGCTGCTCGCCATGCAGGAGATCGCCCCTGCCGGGTTCGACATCCGTGTGTTCGACCGGGTTGATGCGCTGCCCGTGTTCTCGCCTGATGCCGAGGGGTCGATGACACCCCCGGCGATCCTCGAGATCGCCGCACAGATCACCTGGTCCGACGCCGTGGTCATCTCCAGCCCGGAATACGTGCGCGCGATTCCTGGCGGCCTGAAGAACTTGATCGACTGGCTGGTGTCCAGGCAGGAGATCGTCCACAAGCCGATCGCCCTGGCGCACGCGTCCCATCGCGGGGACGACATGCTGGCATCGCTCCGCCGTGTCCTGTCGACGGTGAGCAGCTGCTTTCTTGAGCATCCGTTCCTGCGGATCCCGCTGCTCGGCCAAGCGCCGGAAGAGATCCGGCGCTTGCTGACCGAGGCGGCATACGCCGACCAGGTCAGGATGTTTTTGCTTCAGATCGCGGCGGCGCGTGGTGCCGGAACGCAGGCCCCTTCCCCGACGGCCGGAAAGGTCCTCCACGCGCCGTAG
- a CDS encoding FKBP-type peptidyl-prolyl cis-trans isomerase, which translates to MRLWTPFALALALAACTPAKPPVELHGSVATLQVNDTTPGTGAVATAGSNVTVHYTGWIYDDTKPDKHGEKFDSSVDRGEPFSFPLGGGTVIKGWDQGVAGMKVGGKRTLLIPADMGYGDAGAGGVIPPGASLVFDVELLDVKAP; encoded by the coding sequence ATGCGCCTGTGGACTCCCTTCGCACTGGCGCTTGCGCTGGCGGCCTGCACCCCGGCCAAGCCGCCGGTCGAACTGCACGGCAGCGTCGCCACGCTGCAGGTCAACGACACCACGCCCGGCACCGGCGCCGTGGCCACTGCCGGCAGCAATGTCACCGTGCACTACACCGGCTGGATCTACGACGACACCAAGCCCGACAAGCACGGCGAGAAATTCGACAGCTCGGTCGACCGTGGCGAACCCTTCAGCTTCCCGCTCGGCGGCGGCACCGTCATCAAGGGCTGGGACCAGGGCGTGGCCGGCATGAAGGTCGGCGGCAAGCGCACCCTGCTGATTCCGGCCGACATGGGCTACGGCGATGCCGGCGCCGGTGGCGTGATCCCGCCGGGCGCCTCGCTGGTGTTCGACGTGGAGCTGCTGGACGTCAAGGCACCTTGA
- a CDS encoding DUF6164 family protein: MAKLLLNLRNVPDDEADEVRAWLVRERIAFYETTPSSWGISHGGLWLEDDAELPRAKALMADYQQARGEQARAAAEQARRDGQADTFADQLRRRPLYVVGVLLVILVIVVVTLALPWWLLG; the protein is encoded by the coding sequence ATGGCCAAGCTCCTGCTCAATCTGCGCAATGTTCCCGACGACGAAGCCGACGAGGTCCGTGCGTGGCTGGTGCGCGAACGCATCGCCTTCTACGAAACCACGCCGAGCAGCTGGGGGATTTCCCACGGGGGCCTCTGGCTGGAAGACGACGCCGAACTGCCGCGCGCCAAGGCGTTGATGGCCGATTACCAGCAGGCCCGCGGCGAGCAGGCCCGCGCGGCGGCCGAACAGGCACGCCGCGACGGACAAGCCGACACCTTTGCCGATCAGCTGCGCCGACGACCGCTGTATGTGGTCGGCGTGCTGCTGGTGATCCTGGTGATCGTGGTGGTGACCCTGGCGCTGCCGTGGTGGCTGCTGGGCTGA
- a CDS encoding sulfurtransferase, which translates to MVLNIAAYHFVAIDDPRALADALHARAEAAGLLGTLLVAPEGLNLFLAGVPAALRGFLDQVRTDPRFATLLVKESFSETLPFARLKAKVKPEIITFRHDGTAPVGRERAPAVSPQALARWLDQGHDDAGKPVVLLDTRNEEEFGHGSFAGALTLPITDFTELPDALAPHREALAEATVVSFCTGGVRCEKAALWMHDTGMTNVLQLEGGILGYFEQVGGRHYDGACFVFDQRVALKPDLSPVASAD; encoded by the coding sequence ATGGTCCTGAATATCGCCGCTTACCACTTCGTCGCCATCGACGATCCCCGCGCCCTGGCCGACGCGCTCCATGCGCGTGCCGAGGCGGCTGGCCTGCTGGGCACGCTGCTGGTCGCGCCGGAGGGGCTGAACCTGTTCCTGGCCGGCGTGCCGGCCGCGCTGCGTGGCTTCCTGGACCAGGTCCGGACCGATCCACGCTTTGCCACGCTGCTGGTCAAGGAAAGTTTCAGCGAGACGCTGCCGTTCGCCCGGCTCAAGGCCAAGGTCAAGCCGGAGATCATTACCTTCCGCCACGACGGCACCGCGCCGGTCGGGCGCGAACGGGCACCGGCGGTGTCGCCGCAGGCCCTGGCCCGCTGGCTGGACCAGGGCCATGACGACGCGGGCAAGCCGGTCGTCCTGCTGGACACCCGCAACGAAGAGGAGTTCGGCCACGGCAGCTTCGCCGGTGCGCTGACCCTGCCGATCACCGACTTCACCGAGCTGCCCGACGCGCTGGCCCCGCACCGCGAGGCGCTGGCCGAAGCGACGGTGGTGAGCTTCTGCACCGGCGGCGTGCGTTGCGAGAAAGCCGCGCTGTGGATGCACGACACCGGCATGACCAACGTGCTGCAGCTGGAAGGCGGGATCCTGGGTTATTTCGAGCAGGTCGGCGGCCGTCATTACGATGGCGCGTGCTTCGTGTTCGACCAACGCGTGGCGCTCAAGCCCGACCTGTCACCGGTCGCGTCCGCGGACTGA
- a CDS encoding GGDEF domain-containing protein, whose translation MSNQGRHGMGWLNGRVDDLAPEQRRALIAQQREQSHRYVAILFLSMPLLFLIGGLRDLTQDLHLAITSLPYRLALSALTVSLGVAIRRRWFNGDIPTLLAIIGLAAISIGTVLSVQVEPARMSLVHVVLMLAAVQVLSLSVRLCDAALIAAALTLPLAGLLAWQQAPPGIWTTSLGAVVLGVCAGLFMRRQRLQIALELFELRNQLELRVELDMLTGLLNREGWFRSAREVFTLTRAARKPLALAYLDLDHFKRINDDFGHAAGDVALASVADMMRRHGRRQDIVGRLGGEEFVVLMPGANEQTAVQLVQDLCEAVRTVPAPRPITFSAGVCQVRIQESLEDAIRRADHALLRAKREGRDRVLRAN comes from the coding sequence ATGTCGAATCAGGGGCGACATGGAATGGGTTGGCTCAACGGCCGGGTCGATGACCTGGCACCGGAACAGCGTCGGGCGCTGATTGCGCAGCAACGCGAGCAGTCGCATCGCTACGTGGCGATCCTGTTCCTGTCCATGCCGCTGCTGTTCCTGATCGGCGGCCTGCGCGACCTGACCCAGGACCTGCACCTGGCGATCACGAGCCTGCCCTATCGACTGGCGCTGTCGGCGCTGACGGTGAGCCTGGGCGTGGCCATTCGCCGCCGCTGGTTCAACGGGGATATTCCGACCCTGCTGGCGATCATCGGCCTCGCCGCGATCAGCATCGGCACGGTCCTCAGCGTGCAGGTCGAGCCCGCACGCATGAGCCTCGTCCATGTCGTGCTGATGCTGGCGGCGGTGCAGGTGCTGTCGCTGAGCGTTCGTCTCTGCGACGCGGCGCTGATCGCCGCGGCGCTGACCCTGCCGCTGGCCGGGTTACTGGCCTGGCAGCAGGCACCGCCGGGAATCTGGACGACCTCGCTGGGCGCGGTGGTGCTGGGCGTCTGTGCGGGGCTGTTCATGCGGCGCCAGCGGCTGCAGATCGCGCTGGAGCTGTTCGAACTGCGCAACCAGCTGGAACTGCGCGTCGAGCTGGACATGCTGACCGGCCTGCTCAACCGCGAAGGCTGGTTCCGCAGCGCCCGCGAGGTGTTCACCCTGACCCGGGCGGCACGCAAGCCGCTGGCGCTGGCCTACCTGGACCTGGACCACTTCAAGCGCATCAACGACGACTTCGGCCATGCCGCCGGTGATGTCGCGCTGGCTTCGGTCGCCGACATGATGCGTCGGCACGGTCGCCGCCAGGACATCGTCGGACGCCTGGGTGGCGAGGAATTCGTGGTGTTGATGCCGGGCGCCAACGAGCAGACCGCGGTGCAGCTAGTTCAGGATCTGTGTGAAGCGGTCCGGACCGTCCCGGCGCCACGACCGATCACCTTCAGTGCCGGCGTGTGCCAGGTGCGCATCCAGGAAAGCCTGGAGGATGCGATCCGCCGTGCCGACCATGCATTGCTGCGGGCCAAGCGCGAAGGCCGCGACCGCGTGCTTCGCGCCAACTAG
- a CDS encoding LLM class flavin-dependent oxidoreductase, with translation MSTSIPTIPYSVLDLAPVCEGSTPAQAFANTLDLARNAERFGYHRYWLAEHHNMPGIASAATAVLIGHVAGGTSTIRVGSGGVMLPNHAPLQVAEQFGTLASLYPNRIDLGLGRAPGTDQPTARALRRYFDGADQFPADVTELLRYFAPAQPGQLVQAVPGAGIDVPVWLLGSSLFSATLAAQLGLPFAFASHFAPDAMDQALAVYHRDFRASRHLQQPYAILALNVIAADTDEEAKRLFTTAQQSFVNLRRGRPGLIPAPIDDIEDFWQPHEKLGVQNALACSVVGSPATVRAGIAAFIDRHRPDEIMIAANIYDHAARVKSYRIASEVMASAQAA, from the coding sequence ATGAGTACATCGATCCCGACGATTCCCTATTCCGTGCTGGACCTGGCGCCCGTGTGCGAAGGCAGCACCCCGGCCCAGGCCTTCGCCAACACGCTGGACCTGGCGCGCAACGCCGAACGCTTCGGCTATCACCGCTACTGGCTGGCCGAGCACCACAACATGCCGGGCATCGCCAGCGCCGCCACCGCGGTCCTGATCGGGCACGTGGCCGGTGGCACTTCGACCATCCGGGTCGGCTCGGGCGGGGTGATGCTGCCCAACCACGCGCCGCTGCAGGTGGCCGAACAGTTCGGCACGCTGGCCTCGCTGTACCCGAACCGCATCGACCTGGGGCTGGGCCGCGCGCCCGGGACCGACCAGCCCACTGCGCGCGCACTGCGCCGCTATTTCGACGGGGCCGACCAGTTCCCGGCCGACGTGACCGAGCTGCTGCGCTATTTCGCCCCGGCCCAGCCGGGTCAGCTGGTTCAGGCCGTGCCGGGTGCGGGCATCGACGTGCCGGTATGGCTGCTGGGCTCCAGCCTGTTCAGCGCGACCCTGGCCGCGCAGCTGGGGCTGCCGTTCGCGTTTGCCTCGCATTTCGCGCCCGATGCGATGGACCAGGCGTTGGCGGTGTATCACCGCGACTTCCGCGCCTCGCGCCATCTGCAGCAGCCGTACGCGATCCTGGCCCTGAACGTGATCGCCGCCGACACGGACGAGGAGGCCAAGCGCCTGTTCACCACCGCCCAGCAGAGTTTCGTCAACCTGCGCCGTGGCCGTCCGGGCCTGATCCCGGCGCCGATCGATGACATCGAGGACTTCTGGCAGCCGCATGAAAAGCTCGGCGTGCAGAACGCGCTGGCCTGCAGCGTGGTGGGTTCGCCGGCCACCGTACGCGCCGGCATCGCGGCCTTCATCGACCGCCATCGCCCGGACGAGATCATGATCGCGGCCAACATCTACGACCACGCCGCGCGGGTGAAGTCCTACCGCATTGCTTCCGAGGTGATGGCTTCGGCGCAGGCGGCCTGA